Below is a window of Geomonas oryzisoli DNA.
CGAGCCCCAGCACAGGGGCTGCGTTTTCCGCCGGGATGTCGTGGTTTCGGGCGTAGAGACAGAGGTCCATCATCTGGTAGGGAAGCGAGAAGTAGAACTCGTCCTGCCCCTGTGCCAGTGAGTAGGTGTCGGTCGTCGGCTTCCGGCTGCGGATTTCTTCCGGGATCCCCAGGAACTCGGCGAGCTGGTACACCTGGGACTTGTACAGATGGGCGATCGGCTTGATGTCGGCCGCGCCGTCGCCGAGTTTGACGAAGAAGCCCTGGTCGTACTCCAGGCGGTTGGGGGTCCCGGCGACGGCATAATTTAGCCGGTCGGCGTGATAGTACTCCAGCATCTTCCGGATGCGCTGTTTGAAGTTCGTGGCCGCCACGATCTCCAGGTAGGGCTGCAGGGGAAGACGCACCGTAGATTCTACCTTCTGGGGGTCTTGGGTGACCAGGTAAAAGGAGGTGAAGCGGGGCTGGTCCGTAACCCCGGAGATGACGATCTTGGAGGCCCAGCCGTCGCCGTACTCCGGGACGACGCTCCTCACCGCTCTGTCGTACTTGTGATAGAAACCGACGGACTGCAGGATCCCGGAGATGTCCTCCACCACGGTCGGGATGCCGAGCGTGGTGGCGATCTTGCCGCTCAGGGCCAGGGTTTCCCGCGCCGAATGCCGCTCGGGCATTTCCAGGCCGATCACCCGCTCCCGCCCCAGCGCCCGCACGGACAGCGCCGCCGTCACGCTGCTGTCGATCCCGCCGGAGAGCGCTACCACCACCCCTCCCCTCTTCACCTGGTTACGCATCAGCTCCCTGATCCTGGTACAGATCCGGTCGGTTTCACGCTGCGGGTCGAGGCTGAGCACCTCCGGGGAAAATCCTGTCATGGTTGTCATCGCGCACCTTCTTTCACGCCCCCACGCTACGGGGCGTGCAGTATGGATTCATGCTCTAGGCTTGACCTCGGCAGCCGACCTCAGGCACACAGGCTCAGGCAGGAGGCGCGGTCGATCTTGCCGCTTGGATACTTCGGCAGCGCCGCGACCAGCCTGATCTCTCCGGGGACTTTGTGCCTGGGAAGGCGGGCATGGCAAAAGGAGAGTAGGCCCCGGTCGCTGGGGGTGCCACCCAGCGGGACCGCCAGTGCCACCAGTTTCTTCCCCAACAGCGGGTCGTCCAGGCCGAGTACGACCACCTCCAGCAGGAAGCCGCAGGACATGAGCACCTCCTCCACCTCCTGCGGGTCGATCCGGTGTCCCCCCACCTTGAGCAGGTGATCCTTCCTTCCGGTCACGTAGAGATAGCCGTCGGCGTCGCGGTAACCGAGGTCGCCGGTGTGGTAGCCGTTACAGTCCAGCACCCGGGCGGTCGCCTCGGGGTCGTTCCAGTAGCCGAGCATGATGTTGGGTCCTGAGGCTACCAGTTCGCCGCATTCCCCCTCGTCAAGCTCCCCCCCCTGCGGGTCGAGCACCCGTACCGTCACGCCCGGGATCGCCCTTCCGATGGAACCAAGTTTTTCCGGAAGCCTTTCCGGCTCCACGTATGTCAGCCGCGCCGCGGCCTCGGTAGCGCCGTACATGATGAAAAGTCTCGTGTGCGGGGGAAGCACCTGCAGCAGCCTCTCCTTAATCTCGCGCGCCATATGCCCGCCGGCTTGCGTGCAGTAGCGCAGGCTTGGGAGCCGGTCCCGGAAGGACGCCAGCGGTGAGCGGTGCAGCAGGTACGCGTAGGTGGAGGGAACGCCGGAAAAGCCGGTCACCCCCTCTTCCGCCATCTGCCTGATCACCGAGGCGGTGTAAGCGAAGTTGTTGTTGATCACCACCGTCCCTCCCACCGCGATGTGGGTGTTGAGCAGCGACTTCCCCATGACGTAGAAGAACGGGAGCACCACCATCTGGATGTCGTTCTCGGTGAGGTGCAGGTATTGAACGATGGAGCGGGTGTTACTCACGATGTTGCCGTGGGAAAGCATCACCCCTTTGGGCTGGCCGGTGGAACCCGAGGTGTAGACGATGCTGGACAGAGCCTCGGCAGGGACGGCGCGGCTCCCTTCGGGGAGCTCCTCCCCCCTGACCGCCTCGTCCCACCCCCATACCAGGCGCGGTTCAGACACGGGAAACGAGGCGTCGGCGGCGAGCACGAAGCTGACCGAAGGGGGTGCCAGGGGGAGTTGTTGCAACAGATACCCCACCCCCTGCTCCAGAATGATTCCCGTCGGCTGCAGTTCATCGAGCAGGCGGCGCAGCGTCTCCTGCCCGGTCTCCACGTTCAGCGGCACCGCAACCGCTCCCGCCTTCAGCACGCCATAGTAACTGGCGACGTACTTCACGCCGTTTCCCATAAGGATCACGACCCGGTCTCCCGACCGTACTCCCCGCTGCACCAAAAACCCGGCCAGACGGTTCGCCGAGCTGTTGAGCAGCCGGTAGCTCACCCGCTCGCCGTCATGGACGACGGCGACCTTGTCCGGTCGTGCGGCGGCACTTGTTTCCAATAAAGTATGAACACCCTGCAGTTCCATGGCATCTCCAGGTCAGGGGCGGTCGGTGCTGTACTGCCACTCGCGCCCCTCTATCTTCCTCTCGCCACCATAGCGCACCAGGTCCGGGCTCAGCATCACCCCCGCCTTGTAGGAGGCGGACGCCAGGAACTGCCGGTGCAGGATCTCGGTGGAGATAACCCCCATCAGGGCCATGTTGGCGAACTCCCCGACCGTTCCCGGAGGGGCCTTAAGCACCCTTTGGTACAGACGCACCACCTTGCCCGCATCGAAGTACCCGCTCGCCCTCAGGCTTTCCACGGACAACAGGTCCTCCACATAATCGGCCGGTGCGGCCGCTGTAAAAAGCGCGCTCACCGGCGCCCGATAGGGGTGTTTTCCCCTGCGGGCGATCCGCTGCGGGAGGAGATCACGGCAGGCCCTGCGCAGTAAATACTTCTCCTGCAGCGCCCTCATCTTCCACTTTGCCGGCAACCGAAAGGCGAAGTCGATGACCCGGTAGTCCAGGAAGGGGTGGCGCATCTCCACCGAGTGCGCCATGGCGACCCTGTCTCCCTGGGAGGAGAGGAGAAAGCCGGCCAGAAAGAGTTCGATCTCCAGCACCTGCGCACGGGCGAAGAGGTCCCGGCCGTTGAAACTCTCCGGCAGCCAGCGAGCCAGTTCCTCCCGCGGGTCGTATCCTGACAGGCAGCTGCGGTATTCCGGAGACAGGAAGGCGAGGTTGCGGATCCCTCCCCCCCAGCGCACAGCATGGGAGAAGAAGGGGTCCTGACGCTGCTCCGGCATAACGGCGAAGAATTCCTGCAAAAACGAACGGCCTCGGGCGGGGTTATTGAAGATGTAGGGGTAGAGCCGTTCCAAAAGCCGCGGCCGCCGCATGGACTCCGGACGCCTCCCCCAGTAATCCCTGACTTTGGCCTCTTTGTACGTGGACGCGAGGCTTCCCGACGGCTCGCGCGTCAACGCCATCATCCCTCCTCTCGCGCTGGACGGCCCCGTCCTTTCCATCCGGCGTTTCGGCCGCGACCCGCTGACCATGCGGGATCTGATCCAGCTGGAGACCCTGGATGAACGGATGGCCGAGCTGCTGGAGGGGGCGGTGCAGACCAGGCTCAACATCCTCATCTCCGGCGGAACCGGCACAGGAAAGACCACGCTCCTGAACGTCCTTTCCGCCTTCATCCCGACCGATGAGCGCCTGGTCTCCATAGAGGATTCGGCGGAACTGCACCTGAAACAGGAACACGTGGTGCGCCTGGAGACCCGCCCTCCCAACCTGGAGGGAAGGGGCGAGGTGACCTCCCGCGAGCTGCTGCGCAATGCGCTCAGGATGAGGCCGGACCGCATCATCATCGGCGAGGTGCGCGGCGGTGAAGCCCTGGACCTGCTGCAGGCCATGAACACCGGCCACGACGGCTCCCTCTCCACGGTCCACGCCAACACCACCCGCGACGCCCTTTCACGGCTGGAAACCATGGTGCTCATGTCCGGGCTGGACCTTCCGGAACGGGCGGTGAAGGAGCAGATAGCATCGGCGCTGAACGTCGTGGTGCAGCTGGTGAGGTTCTCCGACGGCACCAGAAAGGTGATCAAGCTCTCTGAGATCACCGGCATGGAGGGAGGCACCATCATGATGCACGATGTCATGGTGTTCCATCAAAGGGGGATCGACCCGGAGGGGCGGGTCGTGGGGGAATTCCGGGCCACCGGCGTCAGGCCCCTTTTCGCCGAACGCTTCAGACTGTACGGTCACCAACTTCCCGAGATGATGTTCCGGGACTAGGAGCCGCCCATGCTTGTTCCTATCGTGGCACTTGTCTTTCTCACCACCCTCTGCGCCAGCTGCGCCGTCTGCCTCTTCGTCTTGCAGCGCAACGCCTCCGCCAGGACCGAGCTGAGAAGGAGACTGCAGCAGATGGCGCGCGGGACGACTGGGGACGCACAGCCGGAGCTGCGCGAGGCGCTGGGCAGGAAGGCGCGCCAGGCGGGGGAGCTCATGACCCGCCTGCCGCAAACGCGCAATTTGGCGAAGAGACTGGAGCAGGCCGGCATCGATATCCCCCCGGCGCTGCTGGTGACCGCAGTCGTGTCGGCGGCGTTTCTGCTTGCCGTGGTAACGGCGCTGGAGACCGGCTTGCTCCCTGCAGTGCTGTTGGCCGCCGCCCTGCCACCGCTGTCGGCCGAGGTCCTGATCAGGGTGAAGACCTCGCGCAGGATCGCCAGGTTCACCGAGCTGTTCCCGGACGCGCTGAGCATGATCGCCCGCTCCCTCAGGGCCGGCCAATCGCTGACCACCGCCATCCAACTGGTGGGGGAGGAGGTACCGGAGCCGGCGGGGACGCTGTTCAGGATCGCCTACGAGCAGCAGCAGCTCGGCCTGAGGCTGGTCGACGCCCTCGCCACAATGAACCAGAGGATCGAGAGCATGGATCTCAGGTTCTTCACCACCGTGGTGGCGATCAACGCCGACATCGGCGGGAACCTTTCGGAGCTTCTGGACAAACTCGCGCTGACCATCAAGGAAAGACTCAAGATTCGCAGACAGGTCAGGGTCTATACGGCCCAGGGGAGGCTGTCGGGCTATGTGCTCGGGGCGCTGCCGCTGGTGGCCTTTGGCTGCTTCACCATGCTCAGCCCGGAGTATGAGAAGGAACTTCTCAAGGAACCGCTGGGTCTGTACATCCTCGCCTTCGCCGCGCTGCTGCAACTGGTCGGCCTCGCCATCATCAGGAAGATCATCAGGATCCAGATCTGAGGTGCACCATGCTCTACCTGATCGCGTTCACGGTATTCTGCTCGGTGCTGCTGCTGTCGGTGGCCCTGTCCCGGTTTCTGCTGGCGAAAAGGAGCCCGGTGGCGCAGCGCCTGGCCGCCCTCTTTCCGACGGGAAAGCCGCTGCACCTCATGCCGGAGGTGGAGTCCGGCACCTGGGCCTACAAGCTGCGGCGCATCGGCGAACGGGTGAAGCTCCCGAAGCAGGATCATTCCCGCTACAGCAAGTCCCTGGTGGCCGCCGGATTCCACCGCGACAGCGTGCATGTCTTTCTCGGCAGCAAGATCCTCCTTGCCGTGACGCTGCCGCTCCCCTACCTGCTCCTCATAGCGGTCCCCAGGCATGCCTACTTCGACAGCGCCGGCATCGCGGTGTTGCTGGCCTGCGCCATCATCGGCTACCTCATACCGAGTTACTGGCTCTCCGTAAAGGTCAAGACCCGTCAACTGACGATCTTCCACACCCTGCCCGACGTGCTGGACCTGGTGACGCTCTGCGTGGAGGCGGGGCTCAGCATGGACGCTGCGCTGCTGCGCGCCTCGGAGTCCCCGCAGTTCGAGCATAACCCGCTGGCCCAGGAGATCCGCCAGGTCACCATGGAGATCAGGGCCGGCAAGCCGCGCATCGAGGCGCTAAAGGACATGGCGCAACGAACCATGGTAGACGATATGAGGGCCTTCACCGCCATGCTCTCCCAGACCGAGCGGTTCGGCACCAGCCTGAGCCAGGCCCTGCGTTCCTTCTCCGACGAGTTGAGAACCAAAAGGAGGCAGGCCGCCGAGGAGGCCGCCGCCAAGACCACGGTGAAGCTCATCTTCCCGCTCGTCTTCGCCATCTTCCCGGCACTGCTGGTGGTGATCCTGGGCCCGGCGGTGGTCCAGATCGCCAGGGTATTCAAGTAGGTGCAGTTCGGGCAGCACCAGGGAGGAAATTCCCGTCCAAGGAGGTGATCCCATGAAAGTCGACTTCAACACGTTCATCCTGCTGGTCATTTCCGTACAACTGGCACTGAGCTACGTGAGAGCCAGGAAGTAGTCCTCTGTCACCTTGCCGGCGTGCGGCGCGCCGGCAAGGACCTCACCCCATTCCCCCCGCACCGGCGCCGGTCGCCGCAAAGGCGGTCGAGGCGCCCTTTCGGCCTGACGCGCCGGCCGCCTCCACCCGATGAACACACGCCACCTGACAAGCTACCTGGTCCCATCCATCGCCGACCTGCTCCTGGCAACCGTGCTCTGCGCGCTGTTTTTCACCTCACCATCCCAGCTGTTGCGCGACGGGGACACCGGCTACCACATCCGCGCAGGAGAGGAGATCCTGAGGACCGGGACCGTCCCCCTCTTCGACATGTTCTCGCAGCACGTCCCGCCGCTTCCCTGGACGGCCCACGAATGGCTCGCCGAGGTGATCATGGCGCGGCTGCACCAGGCGGCCGGGATGAGCGGGGTGGTCGCGCTGTATGCGCTCCTTTTGGCGGCGACCTTCCGGCTTTTGTTCCGGGCCCTGCTCAGCTACAACGCCGGCGTCCTCCCCGCTACGGCGGTTACGCTGGCCACCCTCATCAGCTCAAAGCTGCACTGGCTGGCGCGGCCGCACCTCTTCACCTTCCTGTTACTGGTGCTCTTTCACTACCTGCTGGAGAGCTGGCAAAGGAGGGGCGGCCGGTCGCTGTGGTTGCTGCCGCCCCTCATGCTGCTCTGGGTCAACCTGCACGGAGGCTTCATCGCCGGGTTCCTGCTGCTGGCCGCCTATCTGGTCGGCACGGCGGCAGGCATGTTCGGCTGCACGCCTGAGACACGCCGTGCGGCGCGGGAGAAGGCGTGCCGGCTGGGCACCGCGGTCTTGGCCTGCCTGGCGGCGGCGCTGCTCAACCCCTACGGCTGGCACCTGCTCCTGTTCCCGCTCAGGCTGGTCTCGGACCGCTACCTGATGGAGCACGTGGCCGAATTCCTCCCCCCCTCGGTCCACAGCTGGCTCCCCTTCACCTGTCTGCTGCTGCTCCTGCTCGCCCTCTTCGCCCTGTCGCGTAAAAAGGCGCAGCCGACCGAACTGCTGCTGGTGCTGGGCTTTGCATACATGGCGCTGACCTCGGTGCGTTACATCCCCTTGTTCAACCTGGTCACGGCACCGGTGCTGGCAGCCCGGCTCGCTGAGTTGGGGCACAGTGGCGGCAGATCGGCGCGTTTTTTGACCGAGCTCTCGGCCCGCCTCGCCCACCTGGAGCGTCGCGCCCTGACGGTATGGGGAGCGGCTGCCGTCGCTGTGGTGATCGCGGCCGCCGCGGGAGGAACCTTCCGCCATTCGTTCGACCGCCGTTTGATGCCGGTGGACGCCTGCGAATTCGTATTGCGCACAGGGGTCAAGGGGAAGGTATTCAACAGCGACGAGTTCGGCGACTACCTCATCTACCGCGGCTACCCCGCCTGCCGGGTCTTTATCGACGGTCGGCTGGACATGTACGGAGCGCAGCGG
It encodes the following:
- a CDS encoding asparagine synthase-related protein, with translation MERTGPSSARGGMMALTREPSGSLASTYKEAKVRDYWGRRPESMRRPRLLERLYPYIFNNPARGRSFLQEFFAVMPEQRQDPFFSHAVRWGGGIRNLAFLSPEYRSCLSGYDPREELARWLPESFNGRDLFARAQVLEIELFLAGFLLSSQGDRVAMAHSVEMRHPFLDYRVIDFAFRLPAKWKMRALQEKYLLRRACRDLLPQRIARRGKHPYRAPVSALFTAAAPADYVEDLLSVESLRASGYFDAGKVVRLYQRVLKAPPGTVGEFANMALMGVISTEILHRQFLASASYKAGVMLSPDLVRYGGERKIEGREWQYSTDRP
- a CDS encoding class I adenylate-forming enzyme family protein; this encodes MELQGVHTLLETSAAARPDKVAVVHDGERVSYRLLNSSANRLAGFLVQRGVRSGDRVVILMGNGVKYVASYYGVLKAGAVAVPLNVETGQETLRRLLDELQPTGIILEQGVGYLLQQLPLAPPSVSFVLAADASFPVSEPRLVWGWDEAVRGEELPEGSRAVPAEALSSIVYTSGSTGQPKGVMLSHGNIVSNTRSIVQYLHLTENDIQMVVLPFFYVMGKSLLNTHIAVGGTVVINNNFAYTASVIRQMAEEGVTGFSGVPSTYAYLLHRSPLASFRDRLPSLRYCTQAGGHMAREIKERLLQVLPPHTRLFIMYGATEAAARLTYVEPERLPEKLGSIGRAIPGVTVRVLDPQGGELDEGECGELVASGPNIMLGYWNDPEATARVLDCNGYHTGDLGYRDADGYLYVTGRKDHLLKVGGHRIDPQEVEEVLMSCGFLLEVVVLGLDDPLLGKKLVALAVPLGGTPSDRGLLSFCHARLPRHKVPGEIRLVAALPKYPSGKIDRASCLSLCA
- the nadE gene encoding NAD(+) synthase, with product MTTMTGFSPEVLSLDPQRETDRICTRIRELMRNQVKRGGVVVALSGGIDSSVTAALSVRALGRERVIGLEMPERHSARETLALSGKIATTLGIPTVVEDISGILQSVGFYHKYDRAVRSVVPEYGDGWASKIVISGVTDQPRFTSFYLVTQDPQKVESTVRLPLQPYLEIVAATNFKQRIRKMLEYYHADRLNYAVAGTPNRLEYDQGFFVKLGDGAADIKPIAHLYKSQVYQLAEFLGIPEEIRSRKPTTDTYSLAQGQDEFYFSLPYQMMDLCLYARNHDIPAENAAPVLGLEPQQVRMVFRDIDTKRKTTRYLHLPPLLVEEVEWE
- a CDS encoding type II secretion system F family protein, which produces MLVPIVALVFLTTLCASCAVCLFVLQRNASARTELRRRLQQMARGTTGDAQPELREALGRKARQAGELMTRLPQTRNLAKRLEQAGIDIPPALLVTAVVSAAFLLAVVTALETGLLPAVLLAAALPPLSAEVLIRVKTSRRIARFTELFPDALSMIARSLRAGQSLTTAIQLVGEEVPEPAGTLFRIAYEQQQLGLRLVDALATMNQRIESMDLRFFTTVVAINADIGGNLSELLDKLALTIKERLKIRRQVRVYTAQGRLSGYVLGALPLVAFGCFTMLSPEYEKELLKEPLGLYILAFAALLQLVGLAIIRKIIRIQI
- a CDS encoding type II secretion system F family protein → MLYLIAFTVFCSVLLLSVALSRFLLAKRSPVAQRLAALFPTGKPLHLMPEVESGTWAYKLRRIGERVKLPKQDHSRYSKSLVAAGFHRDSVHVFLGSKILLAVTLPLPYLLLIAVPRHAYFDSAGIAVLLACAIIGYLIPSYWLSVKVKTRQLTIFHTLPDVLDLVTLCVEAGLSMDAALLRASESPQFEHNPLAQEIRQVTMEIRAGKPRIEALKDMAQRTMVDDMRAFTAMLSQTERFGTSLSQALRSFSDELRTKRRQAAEEAAAKTTVKLIFPLVFAIFPALLVVILGPAVVQIARVFK